One Streptomyces sp. CNQ-509 DNA window includes the following coding sequences:
- a CDS encoding Ig-like domain-containing protein, translating to MSAVLGLTACGGDSSAEGSDDQKDSASEQKKNVPDARITIAPKDGTENVGINSDTKVTVKGGKLTEVVLTAAGSTDQVAGTIADDGSSWTPDAALERGTEYRLTAKAKDSDGQVSTSNANFSTVSAENSVIGYFTPEDGTEVGVGMPVSLNFDKPVEDKAAVESKIAVETSSGQEVVGHWFNDTRLDFRPEDYWEAGSTVTMDMNLDGVEASPGVFGVQDREMSFTVGRSQVTTVDVKAMTMEVVRDGKKIKTIPISAGSPENPTYNGQMVISEKHKETRMDGSTVGFTDDEGESEYDIPDVPHAMRLSTSGTFIHGNYWGGRGVFGSANTSHGCVGLFDKQGANDSGTDGAWFYDQSLVGDVVIVKNSPDETIAPDNGLNGWNMDWAAWQEGSAL from the coding sequence ATGAGCGCCGTGCTGGGGCTGACCGCGTGCGGCGGCGACAGCAGTGCGGAAGGCTCCGATGATCAGAAGGACTCCGCCTCGGAGCAGAAGAAGAACGTGCCGGACGCCCGAATAACCATCGCGCCCAAGGATGGTACGGAGAACGTCGGGATCAACTCCGACACCAAGGTCACGGTGAAGGGCGGCAAGCTCACCGAGGTCGTGCTCACCGCTGCCGGCAGCACCGACCAGGTCGCCGGGACCATCGCGGACGACGGCTCCTCCTGGACCCCGGACGCGGCCCTGGAGCGCGGCACGGAGTACCGGCTCACGGCCAAGGCCAAGGACAGCGACGGCCAGGTGTCCACGTCCAACGCGAACTTCTCCACGGTCTCCGCCGAGAACAGCGTGATCGGCTACTTCACCCCGGAGGACGGCACCGAGGTCGGCGTCGGCATGCCCGTGTCGCTCAACTTCGACAAGCCGGTCGAGGACAAGGCGGCCGTCGAGTCGAAGATCGCGGTCGAGACGAGCAGCGGCCAGGAGGTCGTCGGCCACTGGTTCAACGACACCCGGCTCGACTTCCGCCCCGAGGACTACTGGGAGGCGGGCTCCACCGTCACCATGGACATGAACCTCGACGGCGTCGAGGCGTCGCCCGGCGTCTTCGGCGTTCAGGACCGCGAGATGAGCTTCACCGTGGGCCGCTCGCAGGTCACCACCGTCGACGTCAAGGCCATGACGATGGAGGTCGTGCGGGACGGCAAGAAGATCAAGACCATCCCGATCTCCGCGGGTTCGCCCGAGAACCCCACGTACAACGGCCAGATGGTGATCTCCGAGAAGCACAAGGAGACCCGGATGGACGGCTCGACCGTGGGCTTCACGGACGACGAGGGCGAGAGCGAGTACGACATCCCGGACGTGCCGCACGCCATGCGGCTGTCCACCTCCGGCACGTTCATCCACGGCAACTACTGGGGCGGCCGGGGCGTCTTCGGCAGCGCCAACACCAGCCACGGCTGCGTCGGCCTCTTCGACAAGCAGGGGGCGAACGACTCCGGGACGGACGGCGCGTGGTTCTACGACCAGTCGCTGGTCGGTGACGTCGTGATCGTCAAGAACTCGCCCGACGAGACCATCGCCCCGGACAACGGCCTCAACGGCTGGAACATGGACTGGGCCGCCTGGCAGGAGGGCAGCGCGCTCTGA
- a CDS encoding ABC transporter permease, protein MFLTYLRRELRRRRKAALVVALGLALGIGLVITVSSVAAGMRDAQDEVLHSLYGVGTDLTVSKEADKSDGGPQSFRIGPGEGGEDATKTDDRLMPLGGFQHLDDSVVGEVEAQDGVDTAVGALALNDIEFKGDFQQGKIEGGATGQAAPGQGGPGGGGGGGPRIEGGGADIDVDSFTVTGLDVTQQDVGPLSSSRISDGATFGKNDTDSLKAVVDSAYAKDEDLKVGDEVTIKGKEFEVVGIATADTGAATANVYIPLKRAQELSDADLENKVSTIYVKADSSEDIPAVKDAIDENVSGASVTSASDLAEQVSGNLSTASNLATNIGKWLSVVVLVAAFLLAGLLTMSAVGRRVREFGTLKALGWRSGRVVRQVMGEAFVNGILGGVLGIALGVAGAYLVTTVAPTLDASVGPGADMPEGAVMRGPKEMVDAANSTVEVALQAPVTLSVIALAVALAVAGGLIAGLFGGWRAARLRPADALRRVE, encoded by the coding sequence ATGTTCCTCACCTACCTCCGGCGCGAGCTGCGCCGGCGCAGAAAGGCCGCACTGGTCGTCGCCCTCGGCCTGGCGCTCGGGATCGGCCTCGTCATCACCGTGTCCTCCGTGGCCGCCGGCATGCGCGACGCCCAGGACGAAGTCCTGCACTCCCTCTACGGCGTGGGCACCGACCTCACCGTCAGCAAGGAGGCGGACAAGAGCGACGGCGGGCCGCAGAGCTTCCGTATCGGACCCGGCGAGGGCGGTGAGGACGCCACCAAGACCGACGACCGGCTGATGCCGCTCGGCGGCTTCCAGCACCTCGACGACTCGGTCGTCGGCGAGGTCGAGGCCCAGGACGGCGTCGACACGGCGGTGGGCGCGCTGGCGCTCAACGACATCGAGTTCAAGGGCGACTTCCAGCAGGGGAAGATCGAGGGCGGTGCCACCGGCCAGGCGGCTCCCGGCCAGGGCGGACCCGGCGGCGGAGGCGGGGGCGGCCCGCGGATCGAGGGCGGCGGCGCCGACATCGACGTCGACTCCTTCACCGTCACCGGACTCGACGTCACCCAGCAGGACGTCGGCCCGCTCTCCTCGTCCAGGATCAGCGACGGCGCGACCTTCGGCAAGAACGACACCGACTCCCTCAAGGCGGTCGTCGACAGCGCGTACGCCAAGGACGAGGACCTGAAGGTCGGCGACGAGGTGACCATCAAGGGCAAGGAGTTCGAGGTCGTCGGCATCGCCACCGCCGACACCGGCGCCGCCACCGCGAACGTCTACATCCCGCTCAAGCGCGCCCAGGAGCTGTCCGACGCCGACCTGGAGAACAAGGTCTCCACCATCTACGTCAAGGCCGACAGCTCCGAGGACATCCCCGCGGTCAAGGACGCCATCGACGAGAACGTCTCCGGCGCCAGCGTCACCTCCGCCTCCGACCTCGCCGAGCAGGTCTCCGGGAACCTCTCCACCGCCTCCAACCTGGCCACCAACATCGGCAAGTGGCTCTCCGTCGTCGTGCTGGTCGCCGCCTTCCTGCTCGCCGGGCTGCTCACCATGTCCGCCGTGGGCCGGCGGGTGCGGGAGTTCGGCACGCTCAAGGCGCTCGGCTGGCGCAGTGGGCGCGTCGTCCGGCAGGTGATGGGCGAGGCGTTCGTCAACGGGATCCTCGGCGGCGTCCTCGGCATCGCGCTCGGCGTCGCCGGCGCGTACCTCGTCACGACGGTCGCCCCGACGCTCGACGCCTCGGTGGGCCCGGGCGCCGACATGCCTGAGGGCGCCGTGATGCGCGGGCCGAAGGAGATGGTGGACGCGGCGAACTCCACCGTGGAAGTCGCGCTCCAGGCGCCCGTGACGCTCTCCGTGATCGCCCTGGCCGTCGCGCTCGCGGTCGCCGGCGGCCTGATCGCCGGCCTCTTCGGCGGCTGGCGGGCGGCGCGGCTGCGGCCGGCGGACGCGCTGCGCCGCGTCGAGTAG
- a CDS encoding ABC transporter ATP-binding protein has product MYQLTGVTKRYQRGKEAIDALAGVDLTIADGDQLVVRGPTGGGKSTLLQLLGGLDRATSGTVSLDGTDLGGLSEAALTRVRAATIGFVFQSFNLIPTLSAQENVETALVPLGVKATERAKRAAEALESVGLAERLTHLPGELSGGQQQRVAIARALVKQPKVLLADEPTGNLDEDTRDDIVALLEGLWKELGLTYVLVTHDSAIARRAPRLAVIKKGRLKVTEREAA; this is encoded by the coding sequence ATGTACCAGCTCACCGGCGTCACCAAGCGCTACCAGCGCGGCAAGGAGGCCATCGACGCCCTCGCCGGCGTCGACCTCACCATCGCCGACGGCGACCAGCTCGTCGTCCGCGGCCCCACCGGCGGCGGCAAGTCGACGCTGCTGCAACTGCTCGGCGGCCTCGACCGCGCGACGTCCGGCACCGTCAGCCTCGACGGCACCGACCTCGGCGGCCTCAGCGAGGCCGCGCTCACCCGGGTACGCGCCGCGACCATCGGCTTCGTCTTCCAGAGCTTCAACCTCATTCCCACCCTCAGCGCCCAGGAGAACGTCGAGACCGCGCTCGTGCCGCTCGGCGTCAAGGCGACCGAGCGCGCCAAGCGGGCGGCCGAGGCGCTGGAGTCCGTGGGGCTCGCGGAGCGGCTGACGCACCTGCCGGGCGAGCTGTCCGGCGGCCAGCAGCAGCGCGTGGCGATCGCGCGGGCGCTGGTGAAGCAGCCGAAGGTGCTGCTGGCCGACGAGCCGACGGGCAATCTCGACGAGGACACCCGGGACGACATCGTCGCGCTGCTCGAAGGGCTGTGGAAGGAGCTGGGGTTGACATACGTGCTGGTCACGCACGACAGCGCGATCGCCAGGCGGGCGCCGCGGCTGGCGGTCATCAAGAAGGGCCGGCTGAAGGTCACGGAGCGGGAGGCGGCGTAG
- a CDS encoding TIGR03560 family F420-dependent LLM class oxidoreductase: protein MRISINVTDFSWPGGPTALAPALAEVAGAADTAGVDTVWVGDHLLQADPTCTPDEPVLEAYTTLGYLAARTEHVRIGTMVTGVTYRPPALLVKAVTTLDVLSGGRAWLGLGAGYREDEAYAMGLSLPPAVERVERLEETLRLAQQMWAGDTGAFDGRHFTLDYPVCSPQPVQRPRPAVLVGGVGDGPMLRLAAQYADACNFFDVPDGGLTLRRELDVLADHCAAAGRPFWEVEKTVTARMEVGEPAESVAERCESFAEFGIEHVVFVAVGPWSVEAVETVGEAVPVVAQIKPNSEVGVW, encoded by the coding sequence ATGCGCATCAGCATCAACGTCACCGACTTCTCCTGGCCCGGCGGTCCCACGGCCCTCGCGCCCGCGCTCGCCGAGGTCGCCGGCGCGGCGGACACGGCGGGCGTGGACACCGTGTGGGTCGGTGACCACCTGCTGCAGGCCGACCCCACGTGCACGCCGGACGAGCCGGTGCTGGAGGCGTACACCACCCTCGGCTACCTGGCCGCGCGCACCGAGCACGTCCGCATCGGCACGATGGTCACCGGCGTCACCTACCGCCCGCCCGCGCTGCTCGTCAAGGCCGTCACCACCCTCGACGTGCTCTCCGGCGGCCGCGCCTGGCTCGGCCTCGGCGCCGGCTACCGCGAGGACGAGGCGTACGCGATGGGCCTGTCCCTGCCGCCCGCGGTCGAGCGGGTCGAGCGGCTGGAGGAGACGCTGCGGCTGGCGCAGCAGATGTGGGCGGGCGACACCGGCGCGTTCGACGGGCGGCACTTCACGCTGGACTACCCGGTGTGCAGCCCGCAGCCGGTGCAGCGGCCGCGGCCCGCGGTGCTCGTCGGCGGTGTGGGCGACGGGCCGATGCTGCGGCTGGCGGCGCAGTACGCGGACGCGTGCAACTTCTTCGACGTACCGGACGGCGGCCTGACGCTCCGCCGCGAGCTGGACGTGCTCGCGGACCACTGCGCGGCGGCGGGGCGGCCGTTCTGGGAGGTGGAGAAGACGGTCACCGCCCGGATGGAGGTGGGGGAGCCGGCGGAGTCGGTGGCGGAGCGGTGCGAGTCGTTCGCGGAGTTCGGGATCGAGCACGTCGTGTTCGTCGCGGTCGGGCCGTGGTCGGTGGAGGCGGTCGAGACCGTGGGCGAGGCCGTGCCGGTGGTGGCGCAGATCAAGCCGAACAGCGAGGTGGGCGTCTGGTGA
- a CDS encoding bifunctional 2-polyprenyl-6-hydroxyphenol methylase/3-demethylubiquinol 3-O-methyltransferase UbiG: protein MRPLDYDHRLHRTYAAGRALTDAQRTAWSRAFATRLPAARPLRALDLGSGTGRFTPLLAAEFGGPVTGAEPSARMREQAVAHAAHPRAAYVPGRAEALPLPDESADFALCFLVWHHVRDKPAGARELHRVVRPGGTLLLRTELTDSHERVDQGGLADAAVADEGGHARSVSRSSTRAAPSPVASSSRLQATARTPSGAYDSSSSLPDLWYLDAFPRGRDVLAALYQPLSVLRATFETAGWEVKRVGEVGLPAPGTWAGALARLRTRAFSIFEHMPEADIEAGFAEWERRVAAAPQAPAPVTPGTVVTFRRG, encoded by the coding sequence ATGCGCCCCCTGGACTACGACCACCGCCTCCACCGTACTTACGCCGCAGGCCGCGCCCTCACCGACGCCCAGCGCACCGCCTGGTCCCGCGCCTTCGCCACCCGCCTGCCCGCCGCCCGTCCGCTGCGCGCGCTGGACCTCGGGTCCGGCACCGGGCGGTTCACGCCGCTGCTCGCCGCGGAGTTCGGCGGTCCGGTCACCGGGGCCGAGCCGTCGGCGCGGATGCGCGAGCAGGCCGTCGCCCACGCCGCGCATCCGCGGGCCGCGTACGTCCCGGGGCGGGCCGAGGCGCTGCCGCTGCCCGACGAGTCGGCCGATTTCGCGCTCTGCTTCCTGGTCTGGCATCACGTACGGGACAAGCCCGCCGGCGCGCGCGAGCTGCACCGCGTCGTACGGCCCGGCGGCACCCTGCTGCTGCGTACCGAACTCACCGACTCGCACGAGCGCGTTGACCAGGGTGGTCTTGCCGACGCCGCTGTGGCCGACGAAGGCGGTCACGCGCGGTCGGTGAGCAGGTCCAGCACGCGGGCGGCGCCCTCGCCGGTGGCCAGCTCGTCGCGGTTGCAGGCAACGGCCCGGACGCCCAGCGGCGCGTACGACTCCAGCAGCTCGCTGCCCGACTTGTGGTACCTCGACGCCTTCCCGCGCGGGCGCGACGTCCTCGCCGCGCTCTACCAGCCGCTGTCAGTGCTGCGCGCTACGTTCGAGACGGCGGGATGGGAGGTGAAAAGGGTGGGAGAAGTCGGGCTGCCGGCGCCCGGGACGTGGGCGGGGGCGCTGGCCCGGTTGCGTACGCGCGCGTTCTCGATCTTCGAGCACATGCCGGAGGCCGACATCGAGGCGGGCTTCGCGGAGTGGGAGCGCCGGGTGGCCGCGGCGCCGCAGGCGCCCGCGCCGGTGACGCCGGGGACGGTGGTCACCTTCCGGCGCGGGTGA